In Doryrhamphus excisus isolate RoL2022-K1 chromosome 7, RoL_Dexc_1.0, whole genome shotgun sequence, one genomic interval encodes:
- the LOC131132070 gene encoding casein kinase II subunit alpha'-like — protein MPGSSSAVGSKARVYADVNTRKDKEYWDYDAHVPHWSNQDKYKLVHKLGRGKYSDVFEAIDVTNNDKVVLKILKPVKKKKIKREIKILENLRGGTNIIHLVDTVKDPVSRTPALVFEYIKNTDFKELYQKLTDYDIRYYMYELLKALDCCHSMGIMHRDVKPHNVMIDHQLRKLRLIDWGLAEFYHPAREYNVRVASRYFKGPELLVDYKMYDYSLDMWSLGCMLASMIFLKEPFFHGQDNYDQLVRIAKVLGTDELFGYLRKYHIELDARFKDLLGQQTRKHWEQFIRKQNQHLVSPEALDLLDHLLHYDHQQRLTAAEAMTHPYFYPVVRERARTDQATTIHTSNAT, from the exons ATGCCGGGATCCTCGTCCGCGGTCGGCAGCAAGGCTCGGGTGTACGCCGATGTCAACACGCGGAAGGACAAGGAGTACTGGGACTACGATGCACACGTGCCGCACTGGAG CAATCAAGACAAATACAAGTTGGTGCACAAGTTGGGCAGAGGGAAGTACAGTGACGTTTTTGAGGCCATTGATGTGACCAACAATGACAAAGTAGTCTTGAAAATCCTCAAG cctgtcaagaagaagaaaatcaaacgggaaattaaaattttggaaaatttacGTGGGGGAACCAACATCATCCACCTGGTTGACACAGTCAAAGACCCTGTG tccaGAACGCCAGCACTTGTCTTTGAGTACATCAAAAACACAGATTTTAAG GAACTCTACCAGAAGCTGACAGACTATGATATCCGTTACTACATGTATGAGCTTCTCAAG GCTCTGGACTGCTGCCACAGTATGGGCATCATGCACAGAGACGTGAAGCCTCACAATGTGATGATCGACCACCAACTGAGAAAG CTGCGTCTCATCGATTGGGGTTTGGCAGAGTTTTACCATCCCGCTCGGGAATACAACGTCCGGGTGGCATCCCGCTATTTCAAGGGCCCGGAGCTGCTTGTGGATTACAAG ATGTATGACTACAGTTTGGACATGTGGAGTCTTGGCTGCATGTTGGCGAGCATGATCTTTTTGAAGGAGCCATTTTTCCATGGACAGGACAACTATGATCAG TTGGTTCGCATTGCCAAAGTACTCGGCACAGACGAGCTGTTCGGCTACCTGCGCAAGTACCACATCGAACTGGACGCTCGCTTCAAAGACCTGCTGGGACA GCAAACACGCAAGCATTGGGAGCAGTTCATACGGAAGCAGAACCAGCACCTCGTGAGCCCAGAAGCTCTGGACCTTCTGGACCATCTGCTGCACTATGACCACCAGCAAAGACTAACAGCGGCGGAGGCCATGACGCACCCCTACTTTT ACCCTGTGGTGAGAGAGCGGGCCCGTACAGACCAAGCAACGACAATACACACCTCAAATGCAACATGA
- the kiaa0895l gene encoding microtubule-associated tyrosine carboxypeptidase isoform X1, with protein MVLCPVSVTVRRTDLEAVVMVLDSVEVFMDHVEGDHTEASRLEPDNSKAAKTGRTTKTKPKPQTGKSKVPKKEKVSQNGFLAQTDADCLKKPKAGATSKQAPRRPPSLDATLQRLRESPEQMGGVKRLVRPPWRSGTSAPSPPARSLTSPGPGTGGWMRRSESSCSVNYSLGLRAKKGQMRPATSLPHIAKGTGSIPLPPPGRPCLLVALRPLNLEQEKHKFFQSDYNYEPQFEYAQPEPRSVLDKYRDGSRLFLEQAVGIMECVLNKFGSYETFEEVTGGGVLPKSQVWAAVRKYLQKEGCVGEVVVRLSDELLSQAVMVVESCRPTLTINLSGARQHWLEGMLRHEIGTHYLRGVNNNLQPWSTADGRKQFGLKPANPTEEGLASLHSVLLRKQPYLWRAALLYYTVFHAGSMSFSQLFGHIARFVRDPDVRWEYCLRAKRGQTDTSQPGCFSKDQVYLDGILKILRHRKNIDFKMLTSLGKVSYEDVERLRHLAAITSARIPHFMRDQDQYLQHLDHIVAVNKLDDATLQRLLP; from the exons atggtTCTGTGTCCTGTGTCAGTCACAGTGAGACGGACGGACCTCGAGGCTGTGGTGATGGTGTTGGACTCAGTCGAAGTCTTCATGGATCATGTCGAGGGTGACCACACCGAGGCCAGCCGCTTGGAGCCGGACAACTCCAAAGCTGCCAAAACCGGCCGCACCACCAAAACCAAGCCGAAACCTCAGACCGGAAAGAGTAAGGTTCCCAAAAAGGAGAAGGTGTCCCAAAACGGGTTCCTGGCTCAGACGGACGCTGACTgtttaaaaaaacccaaagcgGGCGCCACATCCAAACAAGCTCCCCGCCGTCCCCCGAGTCTGGATGCGACATTGCAGCGTTTGCGTGAATCTCCGGAGCAGATGGGTGGAGTCAAGCGACTCGTGCGGCCACCTTGGCGCAGCGGCACCTCCGCGCCGTCGCCCCCTGCTCGGAGCTTGACCAGTCCCGGCCCGGGGACCGGCGGCTGGATGCGTCGCAGCGAGAGCTCATGCTCGGTTAACTATTCCCTGGGGTTGCGTGCTAAAAAGGGGCAAATGCGACCCGCCACGTCGCTGCCGCACATCGCTAAGGGGACAGGAAGCATCCCGCTTCCTCCCCCCGGTAGACCGTGCCTCCTTGTTGCCCTCAGACCTTTGAACCTGGAACAAGAGAAGCATAAGTTCTTCCAGTCTGACTACAACTATGAGCCCCAGTTTGAGTACGCCCAGCCTGAGCCCAGATCCGTTCTGGACAAGTACAGGGACGGCTCCAGACTCTTTCTCGAGCAG GCTGTTGGAATCATGGAGTGCGTCCTGAACAAGTTTGGCTCCTATGAGACCTTTGAGGAGGTCACAGGCGGAGGGGTGCTGCCCAAGAGTCAGGTGTGGGCCGCCGTGCGCAAGTATCTGCAGAAAGAAGGCTGCGTGGGTGAG gtTGTGGTGCGTTTGTCCGACGAGCTGCTCTCTCAGGCTGTGATGGTGGTGGAGAGCTGTCGCCCCACTCTGACCATCAACTTATCCGGCGCCCGTCAGCATTGGCTGGAAGGGATGCTGAGACACGAAATAG GCACGCATTATCTCCGAGGGGTCAACAACAATCTTCAGCCGTGGTCCACCGCAGACGGCAGGAAACAGTTTGGCCTGAAGCCGGCCAACCCCACAGAAGAAGGGCTGGCCAGCCTGCACAGCGTGTTGCTACGGAAACAGCCATACCTTTGGCGCGCGGCTCTTCTTTACTATACCGTTTTCCATGCCGGCAGCATGAGCTTCAGCCAGCTCTTCGGTCACATTGCTCGCTTTGTTCGGGATCCAGACGTCCGCTGGGAGTACTGCCTGCGCGCCAAGAGGGGACAGACGGACACTTCCCAGCCCG GCTGCTTCAGTAAAGACCAGGTTTACTTGGACGGGATCCTCAAGATACTACGCCATCGAAAGAACATTGACTTCAAGATGTTGACTTCCTTGGGAAAG GTGTCCTACGAAGACGTGGAGCGGCTGCGTCACCTAGCGGCCATCACCAGCGCCCGAATCCCGCATTTCATGCGAGACCAAGACCAGTACCTTCAACACCTGGATCACATCGTCGCCGTCAATAAACTGGACGACGCGACACTGCAACGCCTGCTGCCGTGA
- the kiaa0895l gene encoding microtubule-associated tyrosine carboxypeptidase isoform X2 has translation MVLDSVEVFMDHVEGDHTEASRLEPDNSKAAKTGRTTKTKPKPQTGKSKVPKKEKVSQNGFLAQTDADCLKKPKAGATSKQAPRRPPSLDATLQRLRESPEQMGGVKRLVRPPWRSGTSAPSPPARSLTSPGPGTGGWMRRSESSCSVNYSLGLRAKKGQMRPATSLPHIAKGTGSIPLPPPGRPCLLVALRPLNLEQEKHKFFQSDYNYEPQFEYAQPEPRSVLDKYRDGSRLFLEQAVGIMECVLNKFGSYETFEEVTGGGVLPKSQVWAAVRKYLQKEGCVGEVVVRLSDELLSQAVMVVESCRPTLTINLSGARQHWLEGMLRHEIGTHYLRGVNNNLQPWSTADGRKQFGLKPANPTEEGLASLHSVLLRKQPYLWRAALLYYTVFHAGSMSFSQLFGHIARFVRDPDVRWEYCLRAKRGQTDTSQPGCFSKDQVYLDGILKILRHRKNIDFKMLTSLGKVSYEDVERLRHLAAITSARIPHFMRDQDQYLQHLDHIVAVNKLDDATLQRLLP, from the exons ATGGTGTTGGACTCAGTCGAAGTCTTCATGGATCATGTCGAGGGTGACCACACCGAGGCCAGCCGCTTGGAGCCGGACAACTCCAAAGCTGCCAAAACCGGCCGCACCACCAAAACCAAGCCGAAACCTCAGACCGGAAAGAGTAAGGTTCCCAAAAAGGAGAAGGTGTCCCAAAACGGGTTCCTGGCTCAGACGGACGCTGACTgtttaaaaaaacccaaagcgGGCGCCACATCCAAACAAGCTCCCCGCCGTCCCCCGAGTCTGGATGCGACATTGCAGCGTTTGCGTGAATCTCCGGAGCAGATGGGTGGAGTCAAGCGACTCGTGCGGCCACCTTGGCGCAGCGGCACCTCCGCGCCGTCGCCCCCTGCTCGGAGCTTGACCAGTCCCGGCCCGGGGACCGGCGGCTGGATGCGTCGCAGCGAGAGCTCATGCTCGGTTAACTATTCCCTGGGGTTGCGTGCTAAAAAGGGGCAAATGCGACCCGCCACGTCGCTGCCGCACATCGCTAAGGGGACAGGAAGCATCCCGCTTCCTCCCCCCGGTAGACCGTGCCTCCTTGTTGCCCTCAGACCTTTGAACCTGGAACAAGAGAAGCATAAGTTCTTCCAGTCTGACTACAACTATGAGCCCCAGTTTGAGTACGCCCAGCCTGAGCCCAGATCCGTTCTGGACAAGTACAGGGACGGCTCCAGACTCTTTCTCGAGCAG GCTGTTGGAATCATGGAGTGCGTCCTGAACAAGTTTGGCTCCTATGAGACCTTTGAGGAGGTCACAGGCGGAGGGGTGCTGCCCAAGAGTCAGGTGTGGGCCGCCGTGCGCAAGTATCTGCAGAAAGAAGGCTGCGTGGGTGAG gtTGTGGTGCGTTTGTCCGACGAGCTGCTCTCTCAGGCTGTGATGGTGGTGGAGAGCTGTCGCCCCACTCTGACCATCAACTTATCCGGCGCCCGTCAGCATTGGCTGGAAGGGATGCTGAGACACGAAATAG GCACGCATTATCTCCGAGGGGTCAACAACAATCTTCAGCCGTGGTCCACCGCAGACGGCAGGAAACAGTTTGGCCTGAAGCCGGCCAACCCCACAGAAGAAGGGCTGGCCAGCCTGCACAGCGTGTTGCTACGGAAACAGCCATACCTTTGGCGCGCGGCTCTTCTTTACTATACCGTTTTCCATGCCGGCAGCATGAGCTTCAGCCAGCTCTTCGGTCACATTGCTCGCTTTGTTCGGGATCCAGACGTCCGCTGGGAGTACTGCCTGCGCGCCAAGAGGGGACAGACGGACACTTCCCAGCCCG GCTGCTTCAGTAAAGACCAGGTTTACTTGGACGGGATCCTCAAGATACTACGCCATCGAAAGAACATTGACTTCAAGATGTTGACTTCCTTGGGAAAG GTGTCCTACGAAGACGTGGAGCGGCTGCGTCACCTAGCGGCCATCACCAGCGCCCGAATCCCGCATTTCATGCGAGACCAAGACCAGTACCTTCAACACCTGGATCACATCGTCGCCGTCAATAAACTGGACGACGCGACACTGCAACGCCTGCTGCCGTGA
- the LOC131132745 gene encoding zinc finger protein 319: MTEAWQQQQQQQQQQHAVAPPSVVHTLPQTTDNTLACTVYGVVLQPDPSLQQQQQQLGQQHVVQSQQTSMQIAAERVHKCGACGLDISHLANPHEHQCMVTQDRSFQCTQCMKIFSQATDLLEHQCVQVEQKPFVCGVCKMGFSLLTSLAQHHNSHGNGNNPMKCSICEKTYRPGSGNVTPTSSAANPQQPSAGETSGGGAAISASSPPAFEAAAPDRPYKCSVCHKSFRHLSELTRHERVHTGEKPYKCDTCDKSFSQSSHLVHHQRTHSSERPYKCAVCEKSFKHRSHLVRHMYAHSGEHLFKCNLCEMHFKESSELLHHQCQPEGERPFRCASCGKSFKRPSDLRQHERTHSEERPFQCEECQMSFKQQYALVRHRRTHKNPAERPFKCNLCDKGFLQPSHLLYHQQVHGMESLFKCASCQKSFSQSGELLRHKCGGEVEKPYKCDVCGKGYKKNSTLQRHQNTHCAEKPLKCSLCDKRFVSSSEFVQHRCDPTREKPLKCPDCEKRFRYSSELQRHRRVHTGEKPFKCASCDKSFKQREHLAKHQSVHSRETQFKCVWCGERFVDLAALQEHTVQHTAEGESFPEAPCIP, translated from the coding sequence ATGACCGAGGcgtggcagcagcagcaacagcagcaacaacaacagcatgcgGTGGCGCCGCCTTCCGTCGTCCATACGCTTCCCCAGACGACGGACAACACTCTAGCGTGCACCGTTTACGGCGTCGTACTTCAGCCGGATCCGTcgttgcagcagcagcaacagcagttGGGTCAGCAACATGTGGTGCAATCGCAACAGACTTCCATGCAGATCGCGGCGGAACGCGTGCACAAGTGCGGCGCGTGCGGCCTCGATATCTCTCACCTGGCCAACCCGCACGAACACCAGTGCATGGTGACGCAAGACCGCTCCTTCCAGTGCACGCAGTGCATGAAGATCTTCAGCCAGGCCACGGACCTTCTGGAGCATCAGTGCGTCCAAGTGGAGCAGAAGCCGTTTGTGTGCGGCGTGTGTAAAATGGGCTTCTCGTTGCTGACGTCTTTGGCGCAGCATCACAACTCCCACGGCAACGGCAACAATCCGATGAAGTGTTCCATTTGTGAGAAAACGTACCGTCCCGGATCCGGGAACGTCACCCCGACGTCGTCTGCGGCCAATCCCCAGCAGCCGTCGGCCGGCGAGACGTCCGGTGGCGGCGCGGCAATCAGTGCCTCGTCGCCGCCGGCGTTtgaggccgccgcacccgatAGGCCGTACAAGTGCTCGGTGTGCCATAAGTCCTTCCGGCATTTGTCCGAGCTGACCCGCCACGAAAGGGTCCACACAGGTGAGAAGCCGTACAAATGCGACACATGCGATAAAAGCTTCAGCCAGTCCTCGCATCTGGTGCACCATCAGCGCACCCACAGCTCCGAGCGGCCATACAAGTGCGCCGTGTGTGAGAAGAGCTTTAAGCACCGCTCTCACCTGGTGCGCCACATGTACGCGCATTCGGGCGAGCACCTCTTCAAGTGCAATTTGTGCGAGATGCACTTCAAGGAGTCCTCGGAGCTCCTGCACCACCAATGCCAGCCGGAAGGAGAGCGCCCCTTCCGCTGCGCCTCGTGCGGGAAGAGCTTCAAGCGGCCGTCGGACCTGCGGCAGCACGAGCGCACGCACTCCGAGGAGCGGCCTTTCCAGTGCGAGGAGTGCCAGATGAGCTTCAAGCAGCAGTACGCGCTGGTGCGCCACCGCCGCACGCATAAGAACCCCGCCGAGCGCCCGTTCAAGTGTAATCTCTGCGATAAGGGCTTCCTGCAGCCATCTCACCTGCTCTACCACCAGCAGGTGCACGGCATGGAGAGCTTATTTAAGTGCGCGTCGTGCCAGAAGTCTTTTAGCCAATCCGGCGAGCTCCTGCGGCACAAGTGTGGCGGCGAGGTAGAGAAGCCCTACAAGTGCGACGTGTGCGGCAAGGGTTACAAAAAGAACTCGACGCTGCAACGCCACCAAAACACTCACTGCGCAGAGAAGCCGCTGAAATGCTCTCTGTGTGACAAGCGCTTTGTGTCATCCTCAGAGTTTGTCCAGCACCGCTGCGACCCGACCCGCGAGAAACCGCTGAAATGCCCCGACTGCGAGAAACGCTTCCGGTACTCGTCCGAGCTGCAGCGCCACCGCCGCGTCCACACCGGGGAGAAACCGTTCAAGTGCGCGAGCTGCGACAAGAGCTTCAAGCAACGCGAGCACCTGGCCAAGCATCAAAGCGTGCACTCGCGGGAAACGCAGTTTAAGTGCGTGTGGTGCGGCGAGCGCTTTGTCGACCTCGCCGCGCTGCAGGAACACACGGTGCAGCACACGGCCGAAGGTGAGAGTTTCCCGGAAGCGCCCTGCATCCCCTGA